In the genome of Lathyrus oleraceus cultivar Zhongwan6 chromosome 4, CAAS_Psat_ZW6_1.0, whole genome shotgun sequence, the window cgattcaggactgtaattttccgctaagtttcaataactctgataagattttttaaatccgtttatttcaaagaggtgatctattcaccccccctctcgatcactagccacaccgtctaacacctaataccttccccttatttaaccgactcccgaacctagcATCTTACCCTTAGTTcataggttttatcattatttccctgttccttaggaacgaataaaggatggtggcgactctgtcatttttccagccaCGATAATTATAATATGACAGATTAAGTTATTATAGAAGAACAAGTTCATGTACAATGCTCGACAAGAGCTCTTCAACTCCTTATCCACATTTTCTCTTTAACACTTAGAACTTTGTTTAATGATTGTAGATCGTCAACCATCCCTTCCTACACCTCTAATTCATTTTGCAAAATTTTATTTTCCTTGCAAACAAAATTAGAAGTGGAGAGAGGGGCGGTTGAAGATCTACAATCACTAAATAAAGTTCTAATGGTTAAAGAATAATATGCAGATAACAAACTAAAGAATTCTTGTCAAGAATGAACGTGTACTTGTTTTCTAATATAACTTTATCTATCATATTATAACTTTATAATACTTTCTGAAAAGTTATATATTCGTAAGGGATTGAAAAAACATTCAAACCACATAATATTTAATAAACTCATATTTTAaacaacattaacaacaacattcatcaacaacaaaccataaacaacataCACGATACAACAAATATATCAATTCATAGAATATTTCAGAAACTTACATGTCCCATAATGGCATCCATAATGAAATAAGGATTAAATTGAAGTTAGAGCTACAAACTTGTGTCTATTTTGAATGGATGTCATTCGGAGTCTTTCACACAAGTTTGCAACACTCACTTTAGCTTCATCCTCGTTATTGAAACAAGCAGAAAATTCAAACATAAtgaaacataaataataatagATAAACAGATTTTGAAACATAAACTATAGTGAAGACGAACCTTTAAAGTAGCCATTTGCTAAGATTTGATAAAAGAAAGGAAACATCCGAAGAAGACGAATTGGCTGGATAAGATTGGGGTTTCAATATGAGAGAGACGAGTGACAAAGATGTTAGGATTTAGTTTTGAGAGAAACGGGTGAAACAAATATTAGTTTTTTGTTTTAAGAGAGACGGTTCTAATGAACTGAAAAGAGAGATAATTTCGCTTATATGTAAATAAGTAACATATTTCACCACGGTTGACAATACAAACCGTGATAAAATGATTGAAACTTACATCATTGTTGATTATAAAAACTGTGGTGATACACAAGGTCAAGCACATTATGTCACGAtaaatgaaaaattatttgtgtTGTGATTCGAACCATTTCACTCCAAGTACCTTTCACTACGGTTGATACATATGACCGTTGTGAAATGTCCTTTCATAAATACAAAAAGAAACGTCCAAAAAAGAACTATTACAACTGTTAACAGGAAGACCGTTGTAAAATTGGTGTTACGAAAGGTCTATTTTGTAGTAATGATAAATGAAGCTTACATTGATAAAAATATTATCTTTCAATGCTAAAAAAGTTATATGGTGATTAAGTTTTTATATTTAATAGAATCTTATAAAAATGGATAAAAATTGTACCCGTTATGACGCATAACTAAGCTTATACATAGTAAACAGTTGAAATTGCTCCCGATAGGCGCATCGTGTGTACTGCAAGAGACCATGTTAGATTAGATTCGATGAATAAGATGAACATGTGGCTTGACTCTGTTGTGCCGCCCAGTAGTGAGAGTTCATTTGTTCGTCTATCTTAAATGAGATTATTCTAGATTGAATTTTTCATATTAGGTCGGTCTTATTGGATTGTTTGGTCGGTCCATAACATTTATCTTTCCACAAACCTCTCTTATAGATGATTTTTCATTTCAAACGGATTTTACATACATAGAAATATCAGTGGTTGTACTTTTGTGTATACTTTTTTTGTTACGAGTAAAATATATGATTAATAacatatatttttattattaatgttataaaaaaaattaaaaataaaaattatttttttatttataaaaagaaataaaaaaaataatatagTGTTTAGTGTAAGACTTTGATGTACACTGGTGTAAGAATAGCATTAATAATATTTGTTGTGTATATGGTTAGAATGAATGATGTGATACAAGATATTACAAGACATTTGTTTGTTACTACTTACTACTCATTCTGTTACATGACTTTGGATAGTTGCAGAGATGGGTCTATCAGCATATCTGTACAAGTTTTATTTATTAACATAAGACTTATTTTTCATTGAATATAGTATTTGAACCTTCCCTAACTAACTGATCCTACCATCCAACTTTAGAGGCTCATTTAATGGAATGATAACAAACAACCAACTCAGCCACCAAAACGGTGCTAAACACAATTACCAGCCACCAATAATCTTTGAAATTATACAGGTATAAGTCACTTATGTACCATTAATTATCCTCTATACCATCTTAGAGTATAAATAATGCATGTTTATGAGAATTGTAACACAAGCCTCCTTTTTTAGCTTCCTCTTCAAAACCACTTTTGCTGATTCTCTCAATCATGAGAAAGGCTTTCTGTGTTCCTTTGTTGCTTCTAGTAACATTATTTTATGCATCTTCTGTTTTAGCAAGAAATGATCCCTCAGGTTTGTATTTTCACATGAACACATTAATGTACACAATATATCAATTTAAAGTACATATTCATACATTTGTATTTGTCCCATATTTGAAAGGAATATATAATTTGTTGTCACATGTGATAGTAATTTTGCATTTATTGTGTAGGGAAAGAAGTGAACACAGAAGGGAAGATTGCAAATGAAGGGGTGACAAAGCCTAGCCTACAAGGACCCAATGAAGATGAAAAATTCATAGGATTTTTTCATCTGAAACACAAACTCAAAGGATATTTTCACAAGAAACCAATTTATTATAAGCCCATTCCAACCTATAAGCCATTCCACAAACCTGTCATAATGGAAAAACATATCCCATATGTTGTTGAGCCAGAGGCATTTCTTAAGCATAAGCATTATTTCTTCAAAAAGCCAATTATTCCCATTGTTAAACCTGTTTATGTTCCCATTTACAAGCCTGTTCCAAAGGTTATTCCAATTTACAAACCTATTCCAAAGGTCATTCCAATTGTTAAGCCAATTCACTAATCTGTTTGAGAGGAAGAAATAATATATCCAAAGTGTTCCATAGGAGTACCATGCTTGAAAAGTTGTGTTCCATTCCATAAAGCCTATAAATAGGTACACATATCTATATTTCAATTTCAAATGTGTTACCATAATCTTACTTTCTTGTATAATCTTACAAGTTAAGAGATAAATATAGTAAAAAAATCTTAAAAATTATATGATGAATTTAATACAAATATATAATCAATGATGTTATTGTTTATTTCAATACGAATTTTGTATTAATGAGTTTTTTAGCTTGTGCCTCTGGGTTGATTTGAGCCTCTGGGTTGATTTGAGGAAACTTATCTTGTGTATTACTAAATGTGTTCACCTTAATAAAATTCTCAGATTACCGATTGTCATTGATATTATAATTCTTTTTATGTATTATATTATCATATGCGATGTGACATCCATCAAAAGATCTCTTAGAGTTTAATCTCACATTCTTTAGGGTCCAATCAATTCTAATAAAGATTATTACTAGGGCACTTATTTGAACAATGCATGATtcttaaaaaaattattataggtgttgattttaatgataaaattaatattatttactAAAATATCATTATTAATTATATATTATAGAGTATAGTGAAAATTAATAATTATCAGTATAGAAGTGAAAAGATAATAAATTCTGCATTGGTATTGTAAAGGGACAATTATTTTGATACAATAAAAAAGTGCAAATGAGACAGTGCAATTAATATAAGAGgggaaaataataataatccctTAAGTGAAATCAAACTTGTTTTGTCAACCAAATTTCCCAttaaacaaattggcacacctaATGGGATCCTTTGTGCGAAAATTTACTTTTTTTCCCTAAAATTATGCATAAATTCTTCATTTATGAAACTTCTCAAATTTGTGAGTGTGTATGAGATTGATGAGTGGTAGGATAACAAAAAATACGTTAGAAAACTAACGAGAAGATACGTTGAGAATGGTGAATCTCAGAAATAACAACTTTTGATTTTCTCAATCATGAAAAAGGCTTTCTGTATTCCTCTATTGCTCCTTGTAACATTCTTGTATGCTACTTCTGTTTTAGCAAGAAATGATCCTTAAGGTTTGTCATTTTCACATTCACACATTTTCACATTCACACAGATAGAAATATATAATTTGTTGGCAATTGTCATAGTAATTTTGCATTTATTTGTGTAGGGAATGAGGTGAAAACAGAAGAGAAGCTTGTAAATGAAGGGGTGACAAAGCCAAACCTACAAGGACCCAATGAAGCCAATTATTCCAACCTATAAGCCATTCCACAAACCTGTCATAGTGGAAAAACATATCCCATCTGTTGTTGAGCCAGAGGCATTTCTTAAGCATAAGCATTAATCTTCAAAAAGCCAATTATTCCCATTGTTAAACCTGTTTATGTTCCCATTTACAAGCCAGTTCCAAAGGTTATTCCAATTTACAAACCTATTCCAAAGGTCATTCCAATTGTTAAGCCAATTCACTAATCAGTTTGAGAGGAAGAAATAATATATCCCAAGTGTTCCATAGAAGTACCATGCTTGAAAAGTTGTGTTCCATTCCATAAAGGGCTACAAATATAAATAGCTACACCTATCTATATTTCAACTGTGTTAGAATAATCTTACCTTGCGTAATTTTATTATTTGTTTTGAGGAAACTTGTGTTGTGTATTAGTAAATGTTTTTGTACCTAATAAAATTCTCAGTTTGCCAATTATCATTGATATTATATCATCTGTATATTTCTTATTATCTGTTATATTATTGTGTGAGACAAGAAAGGAACAATTTTTAGATTATATTCTCTTGTGCTCTCTCACGTTCCTTTCACTATCAGACGGTTACAATTAATTTGGTTCCTTTCACTTTCAAAAGTATTTTTATCACCAAATGATTCTGTTAGTTCAATCCCAACATAATTTTGTCTGTttttaacttaaatttttttttctgatttttataaaataaaaaaaaaatccaattttgagaaaaaaaaatttaatagTAAAACAAAATTAACTCAGATTTTGTCCATTAAAAGAATAATTTTGATGTTCCgtaacataaatatatattatttaagATTAAAACTTAATCAAAATTATATAATttaccaaaaaaatatattttaaatataatttttatgaaaagatatttaaaataatttcaaatttaaacgatttaaatataatttttctgaaaaaaaattataataaaatgATAAATCTAAAATAATATGAAAGAAACTATTTAAATCAAAAATTTCATTTTATATTGCATCCAAAATATATCTGGAATTTCACCATATGCGGTGCCAAATCTTTTGAATTCTCCGAGTTGTGAAGTTATATTCTAACTTATGGTTATGGCAGTAATATTTcaattttgtttttgtttataTAGTTGTTAGCTGCTATTTTTCTTCTATGTTCTAATTACTATTGTCTGAATTTCTGATAATTATATTTAGCTTTGCAAACATGTATATTACTATTAAATTTGTAATAGTTTTGATTCTCTTGCGTTAAAGCTGCACAATCACAAGTTATAGTTAGTTGATAGTACTCGTAGAGATACTAAGGTTTCTTATGTTTTATGTTGTCTTGGAAGAGTGTGTGATAGAACCCTATCTATAATAATGCTGAGCCTAATATTGATTTATTTAGAAGGTTTATTCTAAGAAGAAGGGAAGTGAGAATAAGTTAGTTACATAAACTGATAGTTTTATTTTAATGTTTTAATGGAGTTAGATACGTTGGAAATCCACAATAATCTATAGAGAATTTATAacaatcttgatgaacaagattgttatcaaccacgcaatgacaatgaaaagaaaagaacgttggagaagaagaatattttttACAGAGTTTTTTCTCTGTCCACaacctgtggaaaacttctttgTTCACTTTGCAACTTCAAaattctgtgaatacaatgttatgagttTTTATATTAAGAATAGGGGTTACTCTCTCAATTTATAGATTTATGTTAGCATACTCCCTAAACTAAAGTCCAAAACTATAAAAGGtcaaaatagttaacactactaaaaataggcctaagtcgaaatcctatgtgaagcaacatgtttcgacacttcggcacactaatacaactcgacACACTAGGTTATTCGACACATCCTTGTTTtatcgagcaacctgcttcgacacaaggaattacaattcaacacaccacctaattcattgtgtctaaactatctacattcatcatagctcttagccttctgaacacttcgacctgcacttTGTTCTAtaatctgattctcagttctgcaaTGTTACAAATTCATCCTCCCATCTACTACCTGCTCTCGAAGTTAATGGTACCTCATTTTGATGTGCTTGCTTCGAtcatgtgctatcggattcttcgtCAAATTGATAGttgatgtaacacccttctaaaataccccaaatatttaatttacaacaacaaatatataaatcagagtaattattgcagttaagggtgtcacacaacacttcacacatttcaccataaaaatcagtcatgctcattatttaattcaacataaacacttcttgcaaaatacgtagcggatagagatcattcaacatatgtaatacattacacctaaaattattcaacaagttaaaacatcccgtcccgatgttacatctatccgagcatgacccactaaagagaccacactagactccaagcactagcttctactcactcactgctcgttacctgaaaaatagttgtaagggtgagttcctcaatcgatataataagcattataaatcatcatgtaatgctaagtaaattcac includes:
- the LOC127075737 gene encoding repetitive proline-rich cell wall protein 1; its protein translation is MIKAFCIPLLLLVTFLYATSAVARNDPSGKEVNTEGKIANEGVTKPSLQGPNEDEKFIGFFHLKHKLKGYFHKKPIYYKPIPTYKPFHKPVIMEKHIPYVVEPEAFLKHKHYFFKKPIIPIVKPVYVPIYKPVPKVIPIYKPIPKVIPIVKPIH